The Streptomyces sp. Mut1 genome window below encodes:
- a CDS encoding MFS transporter, translated as MTGTGVVPRRRPGLALGVLAGALALDVSGLGVLNAALPSVGERFRLDDATLQWVMIAYAVAFAGFLLVGGRLADVFGRRRVFEAGIALFTVAALAGALAPDIAVLLGARAAQGIGAALSGPAALALLTEVFPAGPARNRAFSVYAAVGAASFSGGVLLGGVLTQFFGWRSVLWFSVVVGVAVLATTRAGLPAGVARGGRLDLPGAISGTLGLTLLVVGVSSSGAVVWSALSAAVVFLVLFVVRELRTADPVLPLGLFRIPSVRAASLAAFLQYMGSVGMLFFAPLYLQGMLKYSPLESGLALVPMSLAVFLTANYATGRLLATYTPHALMAVGLVLIGVGTGLWMSTPHHGSYALHVLPGLVISGIGQGLNFPSMTSAGLTGVEPEGHAVAGAVNVVAQQIGSSVGVAVMVLVAATSDDQLTGYHLAYLTAAVACVAGAVTITLARRRVA; from the coding sequence GTGACGGGTACGGGGGTGGTGCCACGCCGACGGCCGGGCCTGGCACTCGGAGTGCTGGCCGGGGCACTCGCACTGGACGTGAGCGGGCTCGGGGTGCTCAACGCGGCCCTGCCGTCCGTCGGGGAACGGTTCCGCCTGGACGACGCCACGCTCCAGTGGGTCATGATCGCGTATGCCGTCGCGTTCGCCGGCTTCCTGCTGGTGGGCGGCCGGCTGGCCGATGTGTTCGGCCGGCGGCGGGTGTTCGAGGCCGGGATCGCCCTGTTCACCGTGGCCGCGCTGGCCGGCGCCCTGGCACCGGACATCGCGGTGCTGCTCGGCGCGCGGGCGGCGCAGGGCATCGGCGCGGCCCTGTCCGGTCCGGCCGCACTGGCCCTGCTGACCGAGGTGTTTCCGGCCGGCCCGGCCCGTAACCGGGCGTTCAGCGTGTACGCGGCGGTGGGCGCCGCGAGCTTCAGCGGCGGTGTGCTGCTGGGCGGTGTGCTCACCCAGTTCTTCGGCTGGCGCTCGGTGCTGTGGTTCTCGGTCGTGGTGGGGGTCGCGGTGCTGGCCACGACGCGCGCGGGACTGCCCGCCGGTGTCGCGCGCGGCGGGCGGCTGGACCTGCCGGGGGCGATATCGGGCACGCTCGGTCTGACCCTGCTGGTCGTCGGCGTGAGCAGCAGCGGCGCGGTGGTCTGGAGCGCGCTCAGCGCCGCGGTGGTCTTCCTGGTGCTCTTCGTCGTACGTGAACTGCGCACCGCCGACCCGGTGCTTCCCCTCGGCCTCTTCCGTATCCCGTCGGTGCGGGCGGCGAGTCTGGCGGCGTTCCTCCAGTACATGGGCTCGGTCGGGATGCTGTTCTTCGCGCCGCTGTATCTGCAGGGGATGCTGAAGTACTCCCCGCTCGAATCCGGTCTGGCGCTGGTGCCGATGTCGTTGGCCGTGTTTCTCACCGCCAACTACGCCACCGGGCGCCTGCTGGCCACGTACACCCCGCACGCGCTGATGGCCGTCGGACTCGTCCTGATCGGCGTGGGAACGGGGCTGTGGATGAGCACACCGCATCACGGCAGCTACGCGCTGCACGTGCTGCCGGGCCTGGTGATCAGCGGCATCGGGCAGGGGCTGAACTTCCCCTCGATGACGTCCGCCGGTCTCACCGGGGTCGAGCCGGAGGGGCACGCGGTCGCCGGTGCCGTGAACGTCGTGGCCCAGCAGATCGGCTCCAGCGTCGGAGTCGCGGTCATGGTCCTGGTCGCGGCGACCAGCGA